From one Brachypodium distachyon strain Bd21 chromosome 4, Brachypodium_distachyon_v3.0, whole genome shotgun sequence genomic stretch:
- the LOC100842474 gene encoding sugar transport protein MST4, with translation MPAGVFSVPAQSGSGVEFDAKITPIVVTSCVMAATGGLMFGYDIGISGGVSSMDDFLRQFFPTVLRKKHENRGSNYCKYNDHGLQLFTSSLYLAGLASTFVASYTTRRLGRRATMLVAGVLFIVGVIFNGAARNLGTLILGRILLGCGVGFANQAVPLFLSEIAPTRIRGGLSILFQLNITFGILFASLVNYSTSKIHPWGWRLSLSLGGIPAVVLTLGALFVVDTPNSLIERGQLEEGKAVLKKVRGTNNVEPEFNEIVEASRVACKVKHPFRSLLHRHNRPLIATTVLLQMFQQLTGINAVMFYAPVLFATLGFKNDASLYSAAVTGAVNVLSTLVSIYTVDWVGRRMLLLDAGLQMFLSLAAMAVVMKIKVTDRSDNLGHDWAIMVVVIICNFVSSFAWSWGPLGWLIPSETFPLETRSAGQSVCVCVNFLSSFLFAQVFLSMLCHLNCFIFVFFSAWVIIMSLFVLFFLPETTKVPIEEMTERVWKQHWFWKRFFIDDGNNHGVNTTTVYQSSPS, from the exons ATGCCGGCAGGAGTGTTCTCGGTGCCGGCGCAATCCGGCTCCGGCGTGGAGTTCGACGCCAAGATCACGCCTATCGTAGTAACCTCCTGCGTCATGGCGGCCACCGGCGGGCTCATGTTCGGTTACGACATCGGCATCTCAG GCGGGGTGTCATCCATGGACGATTTCCTGCGACAGTTCTTCCCGACGGTGCTGCGGAAGAAGCACGAGAACCGCGGGAGCAACTACTGCAAGTACAACGATCACGGCCTGCAGCTCTTCACCTCCTCGCtctatctcgccggcctcgcctCCACCTTCGTCGCGTCCTACACCACCCGCCGGCTCGGACGCCGGGCCACCATGCTCGTAGCCGGTGTCTTGTTTATCGTCGGCGTTATCTTCAACGGTGCCGCACGGAACCTCGGCACGCTCATCCTCGGCAGGATCCTGCTCGGCTGTGGAGTTGGCTTTGCGAACCAG GCGGTTCCTCTGTTTCTTTCGGAGATCGCGCCGACTAGAATCCGCGGTGGCCTAAGCATCCTATTCCAGCTAAACATTACCTTCGGTATCTTATTCGCCAGCCTCGTCAACTACAGCACCAGCAA GATCCACCCATGGGGATGGCGGCTTTCGCTGTCTCTCGGCGGCATTCCAGCAGTGGTGCTCACCCTCGGCGCGCTCTTTGTGGTAGACACCCCCAACAGCCTTATCGAGCGTGGCCAGCTAGAGGAGGGCAAAGCCGTTCTCAAGAAGGTTCGCGGCACCAACAACGTGGAGCCAGAGTTTAACGAGATCGTAGAGGCAAGCCGCGTAGCCTGCAAAGTTAAGCACCCGTTCCGTAGCCTCCTACATCGTCACAATCGCCCCTTGATCGCCACCACGGTCCTCCTCCAGATGTTCCAGCAGCTGACGGGCATCAACGCCGTCATGTTCTACGCACCAGTGCTCTTTGCCACGCTAGGGTTCAAGAACGATGCATCCTTATACTCGGCTGCGGTCACAGGGGCAGTGAACGTGTTGTCAACGCTCGTGTCGATATACACCGTAGACTGGGTGGGGCGGCGGATGCTCTTGCTGGACGCCGGCTTGCAGATGTTCCTGTCGCTAGCGGCCATGGCCGTGGTAATGAAGATCAAGGTTACAGACCGCTCCGACAACCTTGGCCATGATTGGGCCATCATGGTCGTCGTCATCATATGCAACTTCGTGTCCTCCTTCGCTTGGTCCTGGGGCCCTCTCGGCTGGCTCATCCCGAGCGAGACCTTCCCACTCGAGACACGCTCCGCAGGGCAGAGTGTCTGCGTCTGCGTCAACTTCCTCTCCAGCTTTCTCTTTGCGCAGGTCTTCCTCTCGATGCTCTGCCATCTCAATTGCTTCATATTTGTCTTCTTTTCCGCTTGGGTTATCATCATGTCCCTCTtcgtcctcttcttcctccccgagACAACCAAGGTTCCCATCGAGGAGATGACCGAAAGAGTGTGGAAACAGCATTGGTTCTGGAAACGGTTTTTTATTGACGATGGCAATAACCATGGGGTCAACACTACCACTGTTTATCAGAGCTCGCCATCATAA